The following coding sequences are from one Camarhynchus parvulus chromosome 1, STF_HiC, whole genome shotgun sequence window:
- the SH3BGR gene encoding SH3 domain-binding glutamic acid-rich protein: MVIKVFVATSSGSTAIKKKQQEVVGFLEANKIDFQQMDIAGDEDNRKWMRENVPGEKKPQNGIPLPPQIFNEERYCGDFESFFSAKEENIIYSFLGLAPPPGTKETEKSGVTEEKSEATEEKSDATEEKSEATEDKSDSKDEKSDATDETEAHTEDKADEGAPEEAQAGQTPPEGQQEGEEEHAATGEEEEKQGEGEEKEEVEEQEES, encoded by the exons ataaaaaagaaacagcaagaagTTGTGGGCTTTTTAGAGGCCAACAAGATTGACTTCCAGCAAATGGACATAGCAGGAGATGAGGACAACAGGAAATGGATGAGAGAGAATGTCCCAGGTGAAAAAAAGCCTCAGAATGGAATTCCCCTCCCTCCACAGATCTTCAATGAGGAGCGGTACTGTGGG GATTTTGAATCCTTTTTCTCTgccaaggaagaaaatattatttattcgTTCCTGGGCCTTGCTCCTCCTCCAGGCACAAAG GAGACTGAAAAGTCTGGTGTCACAGAGGAGAAGTCAGAAGCCACAGAGGAGAAGTCTGATGCCACAGAGGAGAAATCAGAAGCCACAGAAGATAAATCTGATTCCAAGGATGAAAAATCTGATGCCACAGATGAAACTGAGGCACACACAGAAGACAAGGCAGATGAAGGAGCTCCTGAAGAGGCTCAGGCTGGCCAGACACCACCAGAAGGTCAACAG GAAGGCGAGGAAGAACATGCAGCTACAGGG gaagaagaagaaaagcagggagagggagaagaaaaggaagaggtggaggagcaggaagagtCTTAG